The following are encoded in a window of Flavobacteriales bacterium genomic DNA:
- a CDS encoding universal stress protein: protein MRTIIVPTDFSIPAGHAVELAARLALKHGATLRLVHSVDVPDTWLEGRFTSAGMARKAPREQQALYPEARERVGRARAELERTAAALERRKVKVVHELAPNAAWKDVMALAAAHKADLVVMGTHGAGALKEAFIGSNTQRVVRMATVPVITLHHAPPARIANVVVPCDPLEKGLERWIPRLIAPLEGQRVKYHLLYVNTPGHFQDTDTTLEQLRKVGAKLEPEVALHITDHFSVAEGAMAFANRAGMDMIALPTHGRGAIQGFLNASVAETVANHASIPVITLRVG from the coding sequence ATGCGCACGATCATCGTCCCCACCGACTTCAGCATCCCCGCCGGACATGCCGTGGAGTTGGCCGCACGTCTCGCCCTGAAGCACGGCGCGACCTTGCGGCTGGTGCATTCCGTGGATGTGCCCGACACCTGGCTGGAAGGCCGTTTCACCAGTGCCGGAATGGCACGCAAGGCGCCCCGTGAACAGCAAGCCCTCTATCCTGAAGCGCGCGAACGTGTGGGCCGGGCGCGCGCCGAACTGGAGCGCACGGCCGCGGCCTTGGAGCGGCGCAAAGTGAAGGTGGTGCATGAACTGGCCCCCAACGCCGCCTGGAAGGATGTGATGGCCCTGGCCGCAGCGCACAAAGCGGACCTTGTCGTAATGGGCACCCATGGCGCGGGCGCGTTGAAGGAAGCCTTCATCGGCAGCAACACCCAGCGCGTGGTGCGCATGGCCACCGTGCCGGTGATCACCCTGCACCATGCGCCACCCGCGCGCATCGCGAACGTGGTGGTCCCTTGCGATCCCTTGGAGAAAGGCCTCGAGCGATGGATCCCACGACTGATAGCCCCCCTCGAAGGGCAGCGCGTCAAGTATCATCTGCTCTATGTGAACACCCCTGGTCATTTCCAGGACACGGACACCACCCTGGAGCAATTGCGCAAGGTGGGCGCCAAACTCGAACCCGAGGTCGCGCTGCACATCACCGACCACTTCTCGGTGGCGGAGGGTGCCATGGCTTTCGCGAACCGCGCAGGCATGGACATGATCGCCCTGCCCACCCATGGACGTGGTGCGATCCAGGGATTCCTCAACGCCAGTGTGGCCGAAACGGTGGCCAACCATGCCTCCATTCCGGTGATCACCCTGCGGGTGGGTTGA
- a CDS encoding citrate synthase produces the protein MSEKARIILDGKEYELPVITGSEGEKAIDIGKLRDLSGYITLDYGYKNTGATSSAITFLDGEEGILQYRGYPIEQLAEKASFLEVAYLLLFGDLPNARQLEEFEGNIRYHSLVHEDMKHFFEFFPSNAHPMGILSAMVNSLSTFYPRSQDPHRPQHQKLRTIYRLIAKMPTLAAISYKNNLGHPYMYPNNKLGYVENFLHMMFALPTEEYKVDPVVADALNTLLILHADHEQNCSTSTVRMVGSSQSNLYSAVSAGIAALWGPLHGGANQEVIEMLETIRNDGGDIRKWVDKAKDKNDPFRLFGFGHRVYKNFDPRARIIKKSCDDVLAKLGVNDPVLEIAKQLEEIALKDDYFIERKLYPNVDFYSGIIYRAIGIPTRMFTVMFALGRLPGWIAQWKEMEENKEPIGRPRQIYTGATKRDYVALKERK, from the coding sequence ATGAGTGAGAAGGCGCGGATCATACTGGATGGCAAGGAATACGAACTGCCGGTGATCACCGGAAGCGAAGGCGAGAAGGCCATCGACATCGGCAAGCTCCGCGACCTGTCGGGCTACATAACCCTGGACTACGGCTACAAGAACACCGGCGCCACCAGCAGCGCCATCACCTTCCTGGACGGCGAGGAAGGCATCCTGCAATACCGCGGCTACCCCATCGAGCAGCTCGCCGAGAAGGCCAGCTTCCTGGAGGTGGCCTACCTGCTCCTTTTCGGCGACCTGCCGAACGCCAGGCAATTGGAGGAGTTCGAGGGGAACATCCGCTACCACTCGCTGGTGCACGAGGACATGAAGCACTTCTTCGAGTTCTTCCCGAGCAATGCCCACCCCATGGGCATCCTCTCGGCGATGGTGAACTCGCTGAGCACCTTCTACCCCCGCAGCCAGGACCCGCACCGGCCGCAGCACCAGAAACTGCGCACCATCTACCGGCTCATCGCCAAGATGCCCACGCTGGCGGCCATCAGCTACAAGAACAACCTGGGCCACCCCTACATGTACCCCAACAACAAATTGGGCTACGTGGAGAATTTCCTGCACATGATGTTCGCCCTGCCCACCGAGGAGTACAAAGTGGACCCCGTGGTGGCCGACGCGCTCAACACCCTGCTGATACTGCATGCCGACCACGAGCAGAACTGCAGCACCAGCACCGTGCGCATGGTGGGCAGCAGCCAGAGCAACCTGTACAGCGCCGTCAGCGCCGGCATCGCCGCGCTGTGGGGCCCGTTGCACGGTGGGGCCAACCAGGAAGTGATCGAGATGCTGGAGACCATCCGCAACGATGGTGGCGACATCCGCAAATGGGTGGACAAGGCCAAGGACAAGAACGATCCCTTCCGCCTCTTCGGCTTCGGGCATCGGGTGTACAAGAACTTCGACCCACGCGCCCGCATCATCAAGAAGAGCTGCGACGACGTGCTGGCCAAGCTGGGCGTGAACGACCCCGTGCTGGAGATCGCCAAGCAATTGGAGGAGATCGCCCTGAAGGACGACTACTTCATCGAACGGAAGCTCTACCCCAACGTGGACTTCTACAGCGGCATCATCTACCGCGCCATCGGTATCCCCACGCGCATGTTCACCGTGATGTTCGCCCTGGGCCGCCTGCCGGGGTGGATCGCCCAGTGGAAGGAAATGGAGGAGAACAAGGAGCCCATCGGCCGCCCGCGCCAGATCTACACCGGTGCCACCAAGCGCGACTATGTGGCGCTGAAGGAGCGGAAGTGA